One Chloroflexota bacterium genomic region harbors:
- a CDS encoding nucleotidyltransferase, with amino-acid sequence MDKKLTVVIPMAGLGTRLRPHTWSKPKPLVSVAGKAVLGHVLDMFADLPPEELELVFIVGYLGEQVTAYLAEHYPHLKAHFVEQKERKGQSHALALASDHLEGPVLMIFVDTIMEANFGFLRNPPDEAIAWVKPVENPRRFGVVVPDENGYVQRLIEKPDDDRYNLAVVGCYYFPEGRDLAAAVNEQIANDIQTKGEYYLADAINIMLQKGLKMRTIEVGTWLDAGTPDALLATNRYLLESGRDNSAEALRPGITIVPPVYIHPDAKVEASVVGPYVSIGKGSHVSRAILKDVILDDGAQVSRASLEKSLIGRHAHVEGRPLHLNIGDHTQITL; translated from the coding sequence ATGGACAAAAAACTGACCGTCGTGATTCCCATGGCCGGGCTGGGTACCCGCCTGCGCCCCCACACGTGGAGCAAGCCCAAGCCGCTGGTCAGCGTGGCCGGGAAAGCCGTGTTGGGGCACGTCTTAGACATGTTCGCCGACCTGCCGCCCGAAGAACTGGAACTCGTTTTCATCGTAGGCTACCTCGGCGAACAGGTCACCGCCTACCTGGCCGAACACTACCCCCACCTGAAAGCCCATTTCGTAGAGCAAAAAGAACGCAAAGGGCAATCGCACGCGCTGGCTTTGGCCAGCGACCATCTGGAAGGCCCCGTGCTGATGATCTTCGTCGACACCATCATGGAAGCCAACTTCGGCTTCTTGCGCAACCCGCCCGACGAAGCCATCGCCTGGGTCAAGCCGGTGGAAAACCCGCGCCGCTTCGGCGTGGTGGTGCCCGACGAAAACGGCTATGTGCAGCGCCTGATCGAAAAGCCCGACGACGACCGCTATAACCTGGCGGTGGTGGGATGTTACTACTTCCCCGAGGGGCGCGACCTGGCCGCCGCGGTCAACGAACAAATCGCCAACGACATCCAGACCAAAGGCGAATACTACCTTGCCGACGCCATCAACATCATGCTGCAAAAGGGGCTGAAAATGCGCACCATCGAGGTCGGCACCTGGCTGGATGCAGGCACGCCCGACGCCCTCCTTGCCACCAACCGCTACCTGCTGGAATCGGGGCGTGACAACAGCGCCGAAGCCCTGCGCCCGGGCATCACCATTGTGCCGCCGGTTTACATCCACCCCGACGCCAAAGTCGAGGCCTCGGTGGTGGGGCCTTATGTTTCCATTGGCAAGGGAAGCCATGTTTCTCGCGCCATTCTCAAAGACGTCATTCTCGACGACGGCGCACAGGTAAGCCGCGCCTCGCTGGAAAAATCGCTCATCGGGCGTCACGCCCACGTGGAAGGTCGCCCCCTGCACCTCAACATCGGCGACCACACACAAATTACGCTATGA